A stretch of Telopea speciosissima isolate NSW1024214 ecotype Mountain lineage chromosome 11, Tspe_v1, whole genome shotgun sequence DNA encodes these proteins:
- the LOC122646089 gene encoding rust resistance kinase Lr10-like, which yields MISIKKYRDYKSDKIEKENQVRILKFLDDYKSLKPSRYTFADIKRITNQFKEKLGQGGYGSVYKGKLSNEILVAVKVLNNSTGVGEDFINEVGTIGTIHHINVVRLVGFSADGYRRALVYEFLPNESLEKFIFSRDTKRAVLGWEKLQDIAIGIAKGIEYLHQGCDLRILHFDIKPHNILLDNNFNPKISDFGLAKLFSKDQSAISMTAARGTIGYIAPEVFSRNFGHVSHKSDVYSFGIMLLEMVGGRKNIDNTVENTSQVYFSQWIYNHLSHGKELEIRIDEDGDANIAKKLTIVALWCIQWYPVDRPSMKVVVHMLEGDRESLIMPPNPFESTMPSNTNVGNSKRPLCTKLPIISE from the coding sequence ATGATATCCATAAAAAAATACCGTGACTACAAATCagataaaattgaaaaagaaaaccaagtgaGGATTCTAAAGTTCTTAGATGACTACAAATCCCTCAAGCCCTCAAGGTACACATTTGCTGACATTAAGAGGATTACAAATCAATTTAAGGAAAAACTTGGACAAGGAGGTTATGGTAGTGTGTACAAAGGAAAGCTTTCCAATGAAATTCTAGTTGCTGTTAAGGTCCTTAACAATTCCACCGGAGTTGGAGAGGACTTCATTAATGAAGTTGGCACCATTGGTACGATTCATCACATAAATGTGGTTCGCCTAGTTGGTTTCTCTGCAGATGGATATAGACGAGCTCTTGTCTATGAATTTTTGCCAAATGAGTCACTAGAGAAGTTCATCTTTTCAAGAGATACTAAGAGAGCAGTCCTTGGTTGGGAGAAACTTCAAGATATAGCTATTGGCATAGCAAAAGGAATAGAATACCTTCATCAAGGGTGTGATCTACGTATTCTTCATTTCGATATTAAACCTCataatatcttattagacaACAACTTCAACCCTAAGATCTCTGATTTCGGTCTTGCAAAATTATTTTCCAAGGACCAGAGTGCCATCTCCATGACTGCAGCAAGAGGGACAATAGGATATATTGCCCCTGAAGTGTTTTCTAGGAACTTTGGTCATGTTTCTCATAAATCAGATGTTTATAGTTTTGGAATAATGTTGCTTGAAATGGTTGGTGGGAGAAAGAACATTGACAACACTGTAGAGAACACTAGCCAAGTGTACTTCTCCCAATGGATCTATAATCATCTGAGCCATGGGAAAGAGTTGGAAATCAGGATAGATGAAGATGGAGATGCTAACATTGCTAAGAAGCTAACAATTGTGGCTCTTTGGTGTATCCAATGGTACCCAGTTGATCGTCCTTCAATGAAAGTAGTGGTTCATATGTTGGAAGGAGACAGAGAGAGCTTGATCATGCCACCCAATCCTTTTGAGTCTACAATGCCTTCAAACACTAATGTAGGTAATAGTAAAAGACCCCTCTGCACGAAGTTACCAATCATCTCTGAATAA